From Lolium perenne isolate Kyuss_39 chromosome 5, Kyuss_2.0, whole genome shotgun sequence, a single genomic window includes:
- the LOC127304671 gene encoding uncharacterized protein, whose protein sequence is MANGRKLIDDGIIMHGIFIINKIAMFMGYLSMAIKGLGFLVLTWTTVVLLGGFVSVLQTKDFWCLTFITLVQTAGVFDAVLNEKLGQLWDSSKVLVYPMLLLVYGRKLPKIRGVLSMAQMLVLLIVLCPLVAIYVFGLLISTGISLWRLIKHDYGRNSVDEPNLKPALDTLYYLALVQGVLFCYRFLHTYTQMWVVKATMGFFEKDATIGKKELKIVSKYMGETRIACEKDPTSARGRNLITYGVDLIGSKSPDDCLSGVQMLYTAILMKERTLNEYRGIIALERKRSKNGMGSIHAQCLTIIGQQHLLLMKHLIVYAAPSSQVLQKLLEMLNPRGAYDREMRNQAARIVAYLALDIHLEQFPRVIQYISTLIGMTFEEYQLIGSYNLLNKYDQDQDQQASRLASPGNDPSNLRKDYEKLVLRGLCMLWKLATDKENCRVMSHAQGLLPRIMAPLTSDIIHQFSGGAWSISVVEGSLKVMRLLLASPGETGAKLHREMSNNKEAIGTMERILSCDSCCAKLQKQALGILIQLYTGNEKNQDRVAFIKMLLVDIFFSCDSKHRSIRKLAGEALVKLCIQGRSNTSIILQVNSGVVDTLTKILLLDDAENKTCRIRAAEILEHMCIHHTQDDDSRSKLKEAMTNTMPKVLAHILSRGPTKDQTHPKTEEDQVVVTEKEGDLENQFEHPQENTREKTSSSSHPQNNEDYDEDMQVEEEDEEHDEDENLHAPLLSLCVTICDTFISVDQDLTAQLNAISLPRKLKDMVAENSIPTVPCLRLMKLTCKMVISMMTHSGRYLKEDLESLTEALSSVAESMSLLDISMVFASEDDDAATKKKPVRSLGSLVKEAKESVDTYCNARESGNIEPLTSTHG, encoded by the exons AGTCTTCGATGCAGTTCTGAATGAGAAGTTAGGCCAATTATGGGATTCATCCAAGGTCTTGGTGTATCCTATGTTGTTACTTGTCTACGGCCGCAAGCTGCCTAAGATACGTGGTGTTTTGTCAATGGCTCAAATGCTGGTGTTGCTCATAGTATTGTGCCCTTTGGTAGCTATCTACGTGTTTGGGCTGTTGATCTCCACAGGGATATCGCTTTGGCGATTGATAAAACATGATTATGGGCGCAACTCGGTTGATGAACCAAACCTGAAGCCAGCTTTGGATACCTTATACTACCTTGCTTTAGTCCAAGGTGTGCTCTTCTGCTATAGGTTCCTCCACACTTACACGCAGATGTGGGTGGTTAAGGCAACGATGGGTTTTTTCGAAAAGGATGCAACAATCGGTAAAAAGGAACTTAAAATAGTTTCCAAGTACATGGGCGAAACAAGGATTGCGTGTGAGAAGGACCCAACATCTGCGAGAGGAAGGAACCTCATCACATATGGTGTGGACCTGATTGGTTCCAAGTCACCAGATGACTGCCTTTCCGGGGTGCAGATGTTGTACACGGCCATACTCATGAAGGAGCGGACTCTCAACGAGTATAGAGGCATCATTGCATTGGAAAGAAAAAGATCGAAGAACGGAATGGGAAGTATTCATGCGCAATGTCTAACAATCATTGGGCAGCAGCACCTACTCCTGATGAAACATCTCATCGTGTATGCAGCACCCTCTTCACAGGTACTCCAGAAACTGTTGGAAATGTTGAATCCGCGGGGCGCCTATGACAGAGAAATGAGGAACCAGGCCGCGAGGATAGTGGCGTACCTTGCGCTAGATATCCATTTGGAGCAGTTCCCCCGGGTCATTCAGTACATTTCTACGCTGATTGGGATGACTTTCGAAGAATACCAACTAATCGGCTCATACAATCTTCTAAACAAATATGACCAGGATCAGGACCAGCAAGCCAGTCGCCTAGCGTCACCAGGCAACGATCCCAGTAACCTTCGGAAGGACTACGAGAAACTGGTGCTGCGAGGCTTGTGCATGCTCTGGAAGCTGGCGACCGACAAGGAGAACTGCAGAGTCATGAGCCACGCCCAAGGTCTGCTCCCAAGGATCATGGCACCACTCACCTCCGACATAATCCACCAATTCAGTGGCGGTGCATGGTCCATCAGCGTAGTAGAGGGGTCGCTGAAGGTCATGCGCCTTCTCCTGGCTTCTCCTGGAGAGACTGGTGCCAAGTTGCATCGTGAAATGTCCAACAACAAGGAGGCAATCGGCACCATGGAGAGGATTCTCAGTTGTGACTCCTGTTGTGCAAAGCTACAGAAACAAGCCTTGGGGATTCTCATACAACTGTACACGGGCAATGAGAAGAACCAGGACAGAGTAGCTTTCATCAAGATGCTACTAGTAGACATCTTCTTCTCTTGCGATAGCAAGCACAGATCCATCAGAAAGTTGGCTGGTGAAGCACTGGTAAAGTTGTGTATCCAAGGCAGAAGCAATACAAGTATTATCTTGCAGGTGAACAGTGGCGTTGTTGATACCCTCACCAAGATACTACTTCTAGACGATGCTGAGAACAAGACATGCAGGATAAGAGCAGCTGAAATCCTAGAGCATATGTGTATTCATCACACACAAGATGATGATTCTCGCAGTAAACTTAAGGAAGCCATGACCAATACAATGCCCAAG GTGCTTGCTCATATACTATCTCGTGGACCGACGAAAGATCAAACACACCCAAAAACAGAAGAAGACCAAGTGGTGGTCACAGAGAAAGAAGGTGATTTAGAAAACCAATTTGAACATCCACAAGAAAATACCAGGGAGAAGACCTCTTCTTCATCTCATCCACAAAACAATGAGGACTACGACGAGGACAtgcaggtggaggaggaggacgaagagcacGACGAGGACGAGAACCTTCATGCACCCTTATTATCCCTTTGTGTGACTATATGCGACACATTCATCAGTGTTGATCAAGATTTGACTGCTCAGTTAAATGCAATTAGCCTTCCAAGGAAGCTCAAGGACATGGTAGCAGAAAACAGCATTCCGACAGTGCCTTGCCTGAGACTGATGAAGCTTACCTGTAAGATGGTCATATCAATGATGACACACAGCGGCAGGTACCTAAAAGAAGACCTTGAGAGCTTGACGGAAGCACTATCCAGTGTTGCTGAAAGCATGTCTCTTCTTGACATCTCCATGGTTTTTGCCAGCGAAGATGATGATGCAGCAACGAAAAAAAAGCCTGTCAGGAGTCTCGGTTCCCTAGTGAAAGAAGCTAAGGAAAGTGTCGACACGTATTGCAACGCAAGGGAATCGGGAAATATAGAACCATTAACCTCCACCCACGGGTAA